One part of the Actinomycetes bacterium genome encodes these proteins:
- a CDS encoding TlyA family RNA methyltransferase: MTRRARLDAELVRRGLARSREQAAQLVAAGRVRVPGRTAVKPATQVTPAEPIVVDEPTGETYVSRGGHKLAGALDAFAGAGLTVEGRRAMDAGASTGGFTDVLLRRGALSVVCVDVGYGQLAWSLQTDDRVTVLDRTNVREIEPAMVGGPVDLVVADLSFISLRLVLPALAGVTGPDGDLVVMVKPQFEVGREALGAGGVVREPAQRAAAVAGVAAGAPGLGLGVAGVAASPLPGPAGNVEYFLWLRRGAPALDPAELERAVAAGPQ, from the coding sequence ATGACCCGACGCGCCCGGCTGGACGCGGAGCTGGTCCGGCGCGGCCTGGCCCGGTCCCGCGAGCAGGCCGCGCAGCTGGTCGCCGCCGGCCGGGTGCGGGTACCCGGCCGTACGGCGGTCAAGCCGGCCACCCAGGTGACCCCTGCCGAGCCGATCGTCGTGGACGAGCCGACGGGGGAGACCTACGTCTCCCGGGGCGGGCACAAGCTGGCCGGCGCGCTCGACGCCTTCGCCGGGGCCGGCCTCACGGTCGAGGGGCGCCGGGCGATGGACGCCGGGGCGTCGACCGGGGGGTTCACCGACGTGCTGCTGCGCCGCGGCGCCCTCTCGGTGGTCTGCGTGGACGTCGGCTACGGGCAGCTGGCCTGGTCGCTGCAGACGGACGACCGGGTCACCGTGCTCGACCGGACCAACGTGCGCGAGATCGAGCCGGCCATGGTCGGCGGCCCGGTCGACCTCGTGGTGGCCGACCTGTCCTTCATCAGCCTGCGGCTGGTGCTGCCTGCGCTGGCCGGGGTGACCGGCCCCGACGGAGACCTGGTGGTGATGGTGAAGCCGCAGTTCGAGGTCGGTCGCGAGGCGCTCGGTGCCGGTGGCGTGGTGCGCGAGCCGGCCCAGCGTGCCGCCGCGGTGGCCGGGGTCGCGGCCGGCGCGCCCGGGCTCGGGCTCGGAGTCGCCGGTGTGGCCGCGAGCCCGCTGCCCGGCCCCGCCGGCAACGTCGAGTACTTCCTGTGGCTGCGGCGCGGCGCCCCGGCCCTGGACCCGGCCGAGCTCGAGCGAGCCGTCGCAGCGGGTCCGCAGTGA
- a CDS encoding NAD kinase — translation MPSARQVLFVGHTGREEARAAVRGAAQRLTAAGVGVRVLAEEAPEPRLPGVRAVGPDEDPAADCELVVVFGGDGTLLRAAEIARGTRVPLLGVNLGHVGFLAEAEPDRIDDTVDRVVAQDYTVEERMTLDVTVTVDGAVVARNWAVNEASVEKASRERMLEVVVEVDGRPLSRWGCDGVVLATPTGSTAYAFSAGGPVVWPEVAALLMVPISAHALFSRPLVVAPDSVLAVEVVPRSDGAGVLWCDGRRAAELPSGARIEARRGDKPVRLARLHSAPFTDRLVAKFDLPVMGWRGARRTASDRPLH, via the coding sequence GTGCCGTCAGCTCGCCAGGTGCTCTTCGTCGGGCACACCGGCCGCGAGGAGGCCCGGGCCGCGGTACGGGGGGCTGCGCAGCGGCTCACGGCCGCGGGGGTCGGCGTGCGCGTCCTCGCCGAGGAGGCGCCGGAGCCGCGCCTGCCGGGCGTCCGAGCGGTCGGCCCGGACGAGGACCCGGCGGCCGACTGCGAGCTGGTCGTCGTCTTCGGCGGCGACGGGACCCTCCTGCGTGCGGCAGAGATCGCCCGCGGCACCCGGGTCCCCCTGCTCGGGGTCAACCTCGGCCACGTGGGCTTCCTCGCGGAGGCCGAGCCGGACCGCATCGACGACACCGTCGACCGGGTCGTCGCCCAGGACTACACGGTCGAGGAGCGGATGACCCTGGACGTCACGGTGACGGTGGACGGCGCCGTGGTCGCCCGCAACTGGGCTGTCAACGAGGCCTCGGTCGAGAAGGCCAGCCGGGAGCGGATGCTCGAGGTCGTCGTCGAGGTGGACGGACGCCCGTTGTCGCGCTGGGGCTGCGACGGGGTCGTGCTCGCGACGCCGACCGGCTCGACGGCCTACGCGTTCTCGGCCGGCGGCCCGGTCGTGTGGCCCGAGGTCGCCGCCCTGCTCATGGTGCCGATCAGTGCGCACGCCCTGTTCTCGCGGCCGCTGGTCGTGGCTCCGGACTCGGTGCTGGCGGTCGAGGTGGTCCCGCGCAGCGACGGTGCCGGCGTGCTCTGGTGCGACGGCCGGCGGGCGGCCGAGCTGCCCAGCGGAGCCCGGATCGAGGCGCGCCGCGGTGACAAGCCGGTGCGGCTGGCCCGGCTGCACAGCGCTCCGTTCACCGACCGCCTGGTGGCGAAGTTCGACCTGCCGGTCATGGGCTGGCGCGGCGCGCGTCGCACCGCTTCCGACCGA